A window of Raineyella sp. W15-4 contains these coding sequences:
- a CDS encoding Rieske 2Fe-2S domain-containing protein — translation MNDNTTNQLQQRPVDDPGLDEVPSWVSTNPHAAKHAEGRVVVAFAVSALSALASVVAYFAIPLGVQIEIGSFHSSLHNVVFGTTMGLAIFLIGVGAVTWGRNLMDDDEVTQERHAPSSSEEDRTEALVTLSEGVRASGVARRRFLLGSLGGALGLFALPLVVTLAGMGPWPTGRKRAQTIERTIFAEATPQKPIRLVNDITWKPIKASDVEIGQLVNAQPENLQNYHDVEYQQQKAKSSIILVRMDPASINIPASRKDWQVSGILCYSKICTHVGCPITLWEQQTHHLLCPCHQSTFDLGNSGRVVFGPAARSLPQLKIGVDTQGYLIATQDFTVPVGPSFFERDSRNDFKEGDA, via the coding sequence GTGAACGACAACACGACCAACCAGCTTCAGCAGCGGCCGGTGGACGATCCGGGCCTCGACGAGGTGCCCAGCTGGGTCTCCACCAATCCGCACGCGGCGAAGCACGCAGAGGGCCGCGTCGTCGTGGCGTTCGCCGTGTCCGCACTGTCCGCCCTGGCCTCCGTGGTGGCGTACTTCGCCATCCCGCTCGGCGTCCAGATCGAGATCGGCTCCTTCCACAGCAGCCTCCACAACGTGGTCTTCGGCACCACGATGGGCCTGGCGATCTTCCTGATCGGGGTCGGCGCCGTCACCTGGGGTCGCAACCTGATGGACGACGACGAGGTCACCCAGGAACGGCATGCCCCGTCCTCGTCCGAGGAGGATCGCACCGAGGCCCTGGTGACGCTGAGTGAGGGCGTCCGCGCCTCCGGTGTGGCTCGCCGCCGGTTCCTCCTCGGCAGCCTCGGCGGTGCGCTGGGTCTGTTCGCCCTGCCGCTGGTGGTGACCCTCGCCGGCATGGGCCCGTGGCCGACCGGCCGCAAGCGCGCCCAGACGATCGAGCGGACCATCTTCGCCGAGGCGACGCCGCAGAAGCCGATCCGGCTGGTCAACGACATCACCTGGAAGCCGATCAAGGCCTCCGACGTCGAGATCGGCCAGCTGGTCAACGCCCAGCCGGAGAACCTGCAGAACTATCACGACGTGGAGTACCAGCAGCAGAAGGCCAAGTCGTCGATCATCCTCGTCCGGATGGATCCTGCCTCGATCAACATCCCCGCCTCCCGCAAGGACTGGCAGGTGTCGGGCATCCTCTGCTACTCGAAGATCTGCACCCACGTCGGCTGCCCGATCACCCTGTGGGAACAGCAGACGCACCACCTGCTGTGCCCCTGCCACCAGTCGACCTTCGACCTCGGCAACTCCGGCCGGGTGGTCTTCGGGCCGGCCGCCCGCTCGCTGCCCCAGCTCAAGATCGGGGTCGACACCCAGGGCTACCTCATCGCGACCCAGGACTTCACCGTCCCGGTGGGGCCGAGCTTCTTCGAACGTGACTCGCGCAACGATTTCAAGGAAGGTGACGCGTGA
- a CDS encoding ubiquinol-cytochrome c reductase cytochrome b subunit, producing MAKPTSVSEPRDPGDAATTTRTASAQDIDLPPALVKQGGKARWLDDRAGIAGLGKAALRYVFPNHWSFLIGEIALWSFVVLLITGVFLTLWFKPSMAEVEYNGSYQLMRGMMMSQAFESTINISMDIRGGLLLRQMHHWAALLFVAAAFVHAARVFFTGAFRKPREIQWILGVALLFLATMGGFSGYSLPDDLLSGTGLRFADGLMRSIPLVGTWVEFFVFNGEFPGDLIVSRLYMVHILLIPALILALVAAHVGLVSYYHHTQYPGPGRTENNVVGEPAFPVYIAKAGGLFFLTWGTLALFGALITINPVWTYGPYNPAQVTAGSQPDWYMGWVEGAVRIMPGWESHWGHTTWSWNIFIPGVILLGAFFTLMALWPWIEQWYTGDTQPHNLLERPQDNPTRTAFGVAIITFMLLLQFGGANDLIATHFKLSLNAISWFLRFAIFVVPVIAFWVTKRICLGRQKHDQERLLHGSPSGDMHRNAEGGYYEEHVPISQEEAYALTSLDQVPALDRGTDTDARGVQRDGQQVSGARARASHWWSDSNLPTPTREELEEAHAHGEVETSTEPELEGSEKH from the coding sequence ATGGCCAAGCCCACATCCGTCTCGGAACCCCGCGATCCGGGCGACGCGGCAACCACCACGCGCACCGCCTCGGCGCAGGACATCGACCTGCCCCCGGCCCTGGTCAAGCAGGGCGGGAAGGCCCGGTGGCTGGACGACCGGGCCGGCATCGCCGGGCTCGGGAAGGCCGCGTTGCGTTACGTCTTCCCGAACCACTGGTCGTTCCTGATCGGTGAGATCGCGCTGTGGAGCTTCGTGGTCCTGCTGATCACCGGCGTCTTCCTGACCCTGTGGTTCAAGCCCTCGATGGCCGAGGTCGAGTACAACGGCTCGTACCAGCTGATGCGGGGCATGATGATGTCCCAGGCGTTCGAGTCGACGATCAACATCTCGATGGACATCCGCGGCGGCCTGCTGCTGCGCCAGATGCACCACTGGGCCGCCCTGCTCTTCGTCGCGGCCGCCTTCGTCCACGCTGCCCGGGTCTTCTTCACCGGCGCATTCCGCAAGCCTCGCGAGATCCAGTGGATCCTGGGGGTGGCGCTGCTCTTCCTGGCCACCATGGGCGGCTTCTCCGGCTACTCCCTGCCGGACGACCTGCTGTCCGGCACCGGCCTGCGGTTCGCCGACGGCCTGATGCGCTCCATCCCGCTGGTCGGCACCTGGGTCGAGTTCTTCGTCTTCAACGGCGAGTTCCCCGGCGACCTGATCGTCTCCCGGCTCTACATGGTGCACATCCTGCTGATCCCGGCGCTGATCCTGGCCCTGGTGGCCGCCCACGTGGGGCTGGTCTCCTACTACCACCACACCCAGTACCCGGGCCCGGGCCGGACCGAGAACAACGTCGTCGGCGAGCCGGCCTTCCCGGTGTACATCGCCAAGGCCGGCGGCCTGTTCTTCCTCACCTGGGGCACGCTCGCCCTGTTCGGCGCCCTGATCACCATCAACCCGGTCTGGACGTACGGCCCGTACAATCCGGCGCAGGTCACCGCCGGCTCCCAGCCCGACTGGTACATGGGCTGGGTCGAGGGTGCGGTCCGGATCATGCCGGGCTGGGAGTCCCATTGGGGCCACACCACCTGGTCATGGAACATCTTCATCCCCGGCGTGATCCTGCTCGGTGCCTTCTTCACCCTGATGGCGCTCTGGCCGTGGATCGAGCAGTGGTACACCGGTGACACCCAGCCGCACAACCTGCTGGAGCGCCCGCAGGACAATCCGACCCGGACCGCGTTCGGCGTCGCGATCATCACCTTCATGCTGCTGCTCCAGTTCGGTGGTGCGAACGACCTGATCGCCACCCACTTCAAGCTGTCGCTCAACGCGATCTCCTGGTTCCTGCGGTTCGCGATCTTCGTCGTGCCGGTGATCGCCTTCTGGGTCACCAAACGGATCTGCCTGGGCAGGCAGAAGCACGACCAGGAACGGCTGCTGCACGGCTCGCCGTCCGGCGACATGCACCGCAATGCCGAGGGCGGCTACTACGAGGAGCACGTGCCGATCAGTCAGGAAGAGGCGTACGCCCTCACCTCGCTCGACCAGGTGCCGGCGCTCGACCGGGGTACCGACACCGATGCCCGTGGGGTCCAGCGGGACGGCCAGCAGGTCTCCGGGGCCCGGGCCCGGGCCTCCCACTGGTGGTCCGACAGCAACCTGCCCACTCCCACCCGTGAGGAGCTCGAGGAGGCGCACGCGCACGGCGAGGTCGAGACCTCGACGGAGCCCGAGTTGGAGGGCTCCGAGAAGCACTGA
- a CDS encoding GuaB1 family IMP dehydrogenase-related protein produces MGDNGAVRFLTSPPTVDLTYSDVFMAPSRSNVTSRFDVDLTSTDGIGTPLPIVVANMTAIAGRRMAETVARRGGIAILPQDIPTDQIDRSIRRVKGAHTVFDTPIHITPDTTVGQAMTVIHKRSHGVAVVIEDGRVIGLLEPQNASDVDRFAQAHEVMRTDFLTLPPDTDPTAVFEALENHHLDVAVIADGDLLLGIMTRKSAVRATIYQPAVDARGRLMVGAAVGISGDVEGRTHDLLASEADVLVVDTAHGHQDRMLQALAAVRTVRDEVAGRTGVRVPIVAGNVVTTSGVLDLIAAGADVLKVGVGPGAMCTTRMQTGVGRPQFSAVLECAEAARAEGRAVWADGGVRHPRDVALALAAGAGSVMIGSWFAGTHESTGEMQVDPEGRLYKESFGMASSRAVRSRTHGSGAFERARAGLFEEGISSSRMYLDPRRPGVEDLLDFITSGVRSSCTYAGARDLAQFHDRAVVGVQSTSGYEEGRPLLQSW; encoded by the coding sequence ATGGGTGACAATGGGGCCGTGCGATTCCTCACCAGCCCGCCCACCGTCGATCTGACGTACAGCGACGTGTTCATGGCGCCCAGCCGGTCCAACGTCACGTCACGCTTCGATGTCGATCTCACCAGCACCGACGGCATCGGCACTCCCCTGCCGATCGTCGTGGCCAACATGACGGCCATCGCCGGTCGCCGGATGGCCGAGACGGTGGCGCGGCGCGGCGGTATCGCGATCCTGCCGCAGGACATCCCGACGGACCAGATCGACCGGTCGATCCGCCGGGTCAAGGGCGCCCACACGGTGTTCGACACGCCGATCCACATCACCCCGGACACCACGGTCGGACAGGCCATGACGGTGATCCACAAGCGCTCACACGGCGTGGCGGTGGTGATCGAGGACGGCCGGGTCATCGGGCTGCTGGAACCGCAGAACGCCTCCGACGTGGACCGGTTCGCGCAGGCGCACGAGGTGATGCGGACCGACTTCCTCACCCTCCCGCCGGACACCGACCCCACCGCGGTGTTCGAGGCATTGGAGAACCATCACCTCGACGTGGCCGTGATCGCCGACGGTGACCTGCTGCTGGGGATCATGACCCGGAAGAGTGCCGTCCGCGCCACCATCTACCAGCCCGCCGTCGACGCCCGAGGCCGGCTGATGGTGGGTGCCGCCGTTGGAATCAGCGGGGACGTCGAGGGGCGTACGCACGACCTGCTGGCCTCCGAGGCCGACGTCCTGGTCGTCGACACCGCCCACGGCCACCAGGACCGGATGCTGCAGGCCCTGGCCGCGGTCCGGACCGTTCGCGACGAGGTGGCGGGGCGTACCGGCGTCCGGGTGCCGATCGTCGCCGGCAATGTCGTCACCACCTCCGGGGTGCTCGACCTGATCGCCGCGGGCGCCGACGTGCTCAAGGTCGGCGTCGGACCGGGTGCGATGTGCACCACCCGGATGCAGACCGGGGTGGGCCGTCCCCAGTTCAGTGCGGTGCTGGAATGCGCCGAGGCCGCTCGCGCCGAGGGCCGGGCTGTCTGGGCGGACGGTGGCGTACGCCACCCGCGCGACGTCGCTCTCGCGCTGGCCGCCGGCGCCGGCTCGGTGATGATCGGCTCCTGGTTCGCCGGAACGCACGAGTCGACCGGCGAGATGCAGGTGGACCCGGAGGGCCGGCTCTACAAGGAGAGCTTCGGGATGGCCTCCTCGCGGGCCGTCCGCAGCCGTACGCACGGCTCGGGTGCCTTCGAGCGGGCCCGCGCCGGCCTGTTCGAGGAAGGGATCTCCAGCTCGCGGATGTACCTCGATCCGCGCCGTCCCGGCGTGGAGGACCTGCTGGACTTCATCACCTCCGGCGTGCGGTCCAGCTGCACGTACGCCGGCGCCCGCGACCTGGCCCAGTTCCATGACCGCGCCGTCGTGGGGGTCCAGTCGACCTCCGGGTACGAGGAGGGGCGCCCGCTGCTGCAGAGCTGGTGA
- a CDS encoding cytochrome c oxidase subunit 4: protein MKAEQWVFWGIAIYLGIMAPVYAFATMRTEGYVEIIGTVVLILTFLFTVMIGGYIAITGRRMDARPEDRADATMAEGAGPVGFFAPASIWPFWCALVVALIFIGWIFGYWITIIAAGIGVWAVAGWSLQFYRGDYAH from the coding sequence GTGAAGGCCGAACAGTGGGTGTTCTGGGGGATCGCGATCTACCTGGGCATCATGGCTCCGGTGTACGCGTTCGCCACGATGCGGACCGAGGGCTATGTCGAGATCATCGGCACCGTCGTGCTGATCCTGACCTTCCTCTTCACGGTGATGATCGGGGGGTACATCGCGATCACCGGCCGGCGGATGGATGCCCGGCCCGAGGACCGGGCGGACGCCACCATGGCCGAGGGTGCCGGCCCGGTCGGCTTCTTCGCCCCGGCGAGCATCTGGCCCTTCTGGTGCGCCCTGGTGGTGGCGCTGATCTTCATCGGCTGGATCTTCGGCTACTGGATCACCATCATCGCCGCCGGCATCGGCGTGTGGGCGGTGGCCGGCTGGTCGCTGCAGTTCTACCGTGGGGACTACGCCCACTGA
- the ctaD gene encoding cytochrome c oxidase subunit I, with amino-acid sequence MTMTTLARVATTSETREKPAVSAGARIMEWLTTTDHKLLGHMYLMTALFFFAVGGVLALFMRAELANPGLQYLNYETYNQFFTMHGTIMLLMFATPAFAGFANALMPLQIGAPDVAFPRLNSFSYWLYVFGSVTACLGFFTPEGAASFGWFAYAPLSNSINTPGAGGDLWTAGLYLLGLSSIMGSVNFVTTIITLRAPGMTMFRMPIFTWTILVTGILVLVTFPVLAAGLMVLFADRTLGTQILDAANGGPLLWQHLFWFFGHPEVYVLALPFFGITSEIVPVFSRKPLFGYVGLVIATIAIGGLSFTVWAHHMFTTGAVSLPFFSFMTYLIGVPTGVKFFNWLGTMWGGSISLDTPMLWVVGFITTFLFGGLTGIMLASPPLDFQMQDSYFVVAHFHYTLFGTVVFTFFGGLYFWWPKFFGRMLNETWGKIHFWLTFIGFHTTFLVQHWLGIEGMPRRYADYLVTDHFTTLNQISTVGAFITGISLLAFIWNLWISRNNPRVQVDDPWGWARSLEWATSCPPPAFNFTSLPKIRSEAPAFDLHYPEIARAVHGHSLDDEPVATKEVTK; translated from the coding sequence CTGACGATGACGACACTCGCACGCGTCGCCACGACGTCCGAGACCCGTGAGAAGCCTGCCGTCTCAGCCGGCGCGCGGATCATGGAGTGGCTCACCACCACCGACCACAAGCTGCTCGGCCACATGTACCTGATGACGGCGCTGTTCTTCTTCGCCGTCGGCGGTGTCCTTGCCCTGTTCATGCGGGCCGAGCTGGCCAACCCGGGTCTGCAGTACCTGAACTACGAGACCTACAACCAGTTCTTCACCATGCACGGCACGATCATGCTGCTGATGTTCGCGACGCCGGCCTTCGCCGGCTTCGCCAACGCGCTGATGCCGCTGCAGATCGGTGCCCCGGACGTCGCCTTCCCGCGGCTGAACTCGTTCTCCTACTGGCTGTACGTCTTCGGCTCGGTGACCGCCTGCCTGGGCTTCTTCACCCCGGAGGGGGCGGCGAGCTTCGGCTGGTTCGCGTACGCTCCGCTGTCGAACTCGATCAACACCCCGGGCGCCGGCGGTGACCTGTGGACGGCCGGCCTCTACCTGCTGGGCCTGTCCTCGATCATGGGGTCGGTCAACTTCGTCACCACGATCATCACCCTGCGGGCGCCGGGGATGACGATGTTCCGGATGCCCATCTTCACCTGGACCATCCTGGTCACCGGCATCCTGGTGCTGGTCACCTTCCCGGTGCTGGCCGCCGGCCTGATGGTGCTCTTCGCGGACCGTACGCTCGGGACGCAGATCCTCGACGCCGCCAACGGCGGCCCCTTGTTGTGGCAGCACCTGTTCTGGTTCTTCGGCCACCCCGAGGTGTACGTCTTGGCACTGCCGTTCTTCGGCATCACCTCCGAGATCGTGCCGGTGTTCAGCCGCAAGCCGCTCTTCGGGTACGTCGGTCTGGTCATCGCCACCATCGCCATCGGCGGTCTGTCCTTCACCGTGTGGGCGCACCACATGTTCACCACCGGGGCGGTCAGCCTGCCCTTCTTCTCCTTCATGACCTACCTGATCGGCGTGCCGACCGGGGTGAAGTTCTTCAACTGGTTGGGCACCATGTGGGGCGGCTCGATCTCGCTCGACACCCCGATGCTGTGGGTCGTCGGCTTCATCACGACGTTCCTCTTCGGCGGCCTGACCGGCATCATGCTGGCCTCCCCGCCGCTGGACTTCCAGATGCAGGACTCCTACTTCGTGGTGGCGCACTTCCACTACACCCTGTTCGGCACCGTCGTGTTCACCTTCTTCGGCGGCCTCTACTTCTGGTGGCCGAAGTTCTTCGGTCGGATGCTGAACGAGACCTGGGGCAAGATCCACTTCTGGCTCACCTTCATCGGCTTCCACACCACGTTCCTGGTGCAGCACTGGCTGGGCATCGAGGGCATGCCGCGGCGCTACGCGGACTACCTGGTCACCGACCACTTCACCACGCTGAACCAGATCTCCACCGTGGGTGCCTTCATCACCGGCATCTCGCTGCTGGCCTTCATCTGGAACCTGTGGATCTCCCGCAACAACCCGCGGGTCCAGGTCGACGACCCATGGGGCTGGGCTCGCTCGCTGGAGTGGGCCACCTCGTGCCCGCCGCCGGCGTTCAACTTCACCTCGCTGCCGAAGATCCGTTCCGAGGCGCCGGCCTTCGACCTGCACTACCCCGAGATCGCTCGCGCCGTCCACGGTCACAGCCTGGATGACGAGCCCGTCGCGACCAAGGAGGTCACCAAGTGA
- the coxB gene encoding cytochrome c oxidase subunit II encodes MLLAGCGDVQQGAGQGRNLGLPEAASDRAPAMGQMYVGSWIAAFMVGGLVLAILIYSLIRFRRRDPQEVPRQVRYNLPLEFVYTLVPIIIVCTLFFYTVKTQNLVQAKADSTKVHQIDVVGFKWSWAFNYIEQKNPAVGADVNAIGTIESPPTLVLPVNEPVRFNLYSPDVIHSFWIPAFYYKLDVIPGRSNSFDVTPTKVGTYAGKCAELCGTYHSAMIFNVNIVPVEQYNAYLKGLQAQGRTGTFYGPLQANPQLQKEGN; translated from the coding sequence ATGCTGCTGGCCGGGTGCGGCGACGTGCAGCAGGGGGCTGGTCAGGGCCGGAACTTGGGTCTGCCCGAGGCTGCGAGCGATCGTGCTCCCGCCATGGGCCAGATGTACGTGGGCTCCTGGATCGCCGCTTTCATGGTCGGTGGCCTCGTGCTGGCGATCCTGATCTACAGCCTGATCCGCTTCCGGCGGCGCGACCCGCAGGAGGTGCCGCGTCAGGTCCGCTACAACCTGCCGCTGGAGTTCGTCTACACCCTGGTGCCGATCATCATCGTCTGCACGCTCTTCTTCTACACGGTGAAGACCCAGAACCTGGTCCAGGCGAAGGCGGACTCCACCAAGGTCCACCAGATCGACGTGGTCGGCTTCAAGTGGTCCTGGGCGTTCAACTACATCGAGCAGAAGAACCCCGCGGTCGGTGCGGACGTCAACGCGATCGGCACCATCGAGTCGCCGCCCACGCTGGTGCTGCCGGTGAACGAGCCGGTCCGGTTCAACCTCTACTCGCCCGACGTGATCCACTCCTTCTGGATCCCGGCCTTCTACTACAAGCTCGACGTGATCCCGGGGCGGTCGAACTCGTTCGACGTCACCCCCACCAAGGTCGGGACGTACGCCGGTAAGTGCGCAGAGCTCTGCGGCACCTACCACTCCGCGATGATCTTCAACGTCAACATCGTGCCGGTCGAGCAGTACAACGCCTATCTCAAGGGGCTCCAGGCGCAGGGACGCACCGGCACGTTCTACGGTCCGCTGCAGGCCAACCCCCAGCTCCAGAAGGAGGGCAACTGA
- a CDS encoding iron-sulfur cluster assembly accessory protein, with amino-acid sequence MTVQNETLTQQGVILTTEAAAKVKSLLASEGRDDLALRIAVQPGGCSGLRYQLFFDERELEGDIVNSYDGVNVVTDRMSAPYLSGATIDFMDTIEQQGFTIDNPNAQSSCACGDSFH; translated from the coding sequence ATGACCGTGCAGAACGAGACCCTGACCCAGCAGGGCGTCATCCTGACCACCGAGGCCGCCGCCAAGGTGAAGTCCCTGCTGGCGAGCGAGGGCCGCGACGACCTCGCCCTGCGGATCGCCGTGCAGCCGGGCGGCTGTTCCGGCCTGCGCTACCAGCTGTTCTTCGACGAACGCGAGCTCGAGGGCGACATCGTCAACAGCTATGACGGCGTCAATGTGGTGACCGACCGGATGAGCGCCCCGTACCTGAGCGGCGCCACCATCGACTTCATGGACACCATCGAGCAGCAGGGCTTCACCATCGACAACCCGAACGCGCAGAGTTCCTGCGCCTGCGGCGACAGCTTCCACTGA
- a CDS encoding glycerate kinase → MTDPAAGDPIGPTAGRGRPLRVAFVPDRIGGLSAAEAGTALATGWRSRRPDDELVVVPFGASGAGLLDAYAALAQAPVSVASAVPSPAVDPVSTESTLLLEVAGPETLLVGVDAAPRAALPGADPSRDASSWAWGEAIARALTGRTDVRHLVVDLAGGGARDGGAGLLGALGATADVPLDRGIAGLTGITALDLTAPRDALAGIEQLVAVVPADQADRPLFGLRGIASLHGVALREQGLPWDPADLLAADATLQRLAGLASPGRADAAGLGACGGVAYALAALGASVSTGPAWLAELTGLEETLAAADVVVTGSGAYDFAHRGGETVETVVGLAGRAMRPVIAVAGYVTISSREMRAYGLDAAYAVHAGVPGETVSVDRADLEEMGRRVARTWAGG, encoded by the coding sequence CTGACTGATCCCGCCGCGGGCGACCCGATCGGTCCCACCGCGGGCCGTGGCCGTCCGCTGCGGGTCGCGTTCGTCCCCGACCGGATCGGGGGACTGTCCGCGGCCGAGGCCGGGACCGCGTTGGCCACCGGGTGGCGATCCCGGCGGCCGGACGACGAGCTGGTGGTGGTGCCGTTCGGAGCCTCGGGCGCCGGCCTGCTGGATGCGTACGCCGCGCTGGCGCAGGCCCCGGTCTCGGTCGCGTCGGCGGTCCCGTCCCCGGCTGTCGACCCGGTCTCGACCGAGAGCACCCTGCTGCTCGAAGTGGCCGGCCCGGAGACCCTCCTGGTCGGCGTCGACGCGGCACCTCGGGCCGCGCTGCCGGGTGCCGATCCCAGCCGGGACGCCAGCTCCTGGGCCTGGGGCGAGGCGATCGCCCGGGCCCTGACCGGGCGGACGGACGTCCGCCACCTCGTCGTCGATCTCGCCGGTGGCGGCGCCCGGGACGGCGGCGCGGGGCTGCTCGGTGCCCTCGGGGCGACCGCCGATGTCCCGCTCGATCGAGGGATCGCCGGCCTCACCGGGATCACCGCCCTCGACCTGACCGCGCCCCGGGATGCGCTGGCCGGGATCGAGCAGCTCGTCGCGGTCGTCCCGGCCGATCAGGCCGACCGGCCGCTGTTCGGCCTCCGAGGGATCGCCTCCCTGCACGGGGTGGCCCTGCGCGAGCAGGGCCTGCCCTGGGACCCGGCGGACCTCCTGGCGGCCGACGCCACGTTGCAGCGACTGGCCGGACTGGCCTCCCCGGGGCGGGCCGACGCCGCCGGCCTGGGAGCTTGCGGCGGCGTGGCGTACGCCCTGGCCGCGCTCGGGGCCAGCGTCAGCACCGGTCCGGCCTGGCTCGCCGAGCTGACCGGGCTCGAGGAGACCCTCGCTGCGGCCGATGTCGTCGTCACCGGCAGCGGGGCGTACGACTTCGCCCATCGCGGCGGAGAGACGGTCGAGACTGTCGTCGGCCTGGCCGGACGGGCGATGCGGCCGGTGATCGCGGTCGCCGGGTATGTGACCATCTCTTCCCGCGAGATGCGGGCGTACGGCCTCGACGCGGCCTACGCCGTCCATGCCGGGGTGCCGGGGGAGACGGTGAGCGTGGACCGGGCCGACCTTGAGGAGATGGGTCGGCGGGTGGCCCGCACCTGGGCCGGCGGCTGA
- the pspAA gene encoding PspA-associated protein PspAA, with product MIVRILNEGQFRLTEQALASLNSFDDDVEQAVNGGDQAALTAVLQALLEDIRTRGERVPDDELADSDLILPDADATLADVRAWLSDSEEGLIPD from the coding sequence GTGATCGTCCGGATCCTGAACGAAGGCCAGTTCCGCCTCACCGAGCAGGCCCTGGCCTCGCTCAACTCGTTCGACGACGACGTCGAGCAGGCGGTCAACGGTGGCGACCAGGCTGCCCTGACCGCGGTGCTGCAGGCCCTGCTCGAGGACATCCGGACCAGGGGGGAGCGGGTGCCGGACGATGAGCTGGCCGATTCCGACCTGATCCTGCCCGACGCCGACGCCACCCTGGCCGACGTCCGTGCCTGGCTCAGCGACAGTGAAGAAGGGCTGATCCCTGACTGA
- a CDS encoding DUF3043 domain-containing protein gives MGLFSKKDDSAKRDAGQSAPVVPEVPTAHRKKEGPTPTRKEAEAARRARVNPSLTKKERRRRDADADRRARQEEMRKRDSDVGRTLMRDVVDSRFRLGEVVMPLLLVTLATSLLVGKNPQLANYVMAAFYLIVLAVLVDITFMWRRFTKLLDERHPGHPKRGLFMYGMNRCLQIRRWRIPAPRVNRGDKI, from the coding sequence GTGGGACTGTTCAGCAAGAAGGACGACTCCGCCAAGAGGGACGCCGGGCAGAGTGCACCGGTGGTCCCGGAGGTCCCCACCGCACATCGCAAGAAGGAGGGCCCCACCCCCACCCGCAAGGAGGCGGAGGCCGCCCGTCGCGCCCGGGTCAACCCCTCCCTGACGAAGAAGGAACGCCGCCGGCGGGATGCCGACGCCGATCGCCGGGCCCGCCAGGAGGAGATGCGCAAGCGCGATTCCGATGTCGGGCGCACCCTGATGCGGGACGTGGTCGACTCCCGGTTCCGGCTGGGTGAGGTCGTCATGCCTCTGCTGCTGGTCACCCTGGCGACCAGCCTCCTCGTCGGCAAGAACCCGCAGCTGGCCAACTACGTGATGGCCGCCTTCTATCTGATCGTGCTGGCGGTGCTGGTCGACATCACCTTCATGTGGCGCCGATTCACCAAGCTCCTCGACGAGCGCCACCCCGGGCACCCGAAGCGGGGCCTGTTCATGTACGGGATGAACCGCTGTCTCCAGATCCGTCGCTGGCGGATCCCCGCCCCCCGCGTCAACCGCGGCGACAAGATCTGA